Part of the Pyricularia oryzae 70-15 chromosome 3, whole genome shotgun sequence genome, TAAGCGGGGCGCGGCGCTGCAGGTTGTTTCGGCTGTTGGGGGCCCCATACTTACCACGGCATCCCCACTTCACGATCGTTGGTTCCCCGCACTTCTGCCTGGCCCCTACCCCATATCTCTATGCACGGTGACGAGTGAGGAACATCACTTTATACGGCACTATCCTAATTTACAACAGCACCGTATTTGGAGCAGGAACCAACCGACCTGAGACTGGATACAGAAGAAAAGACATCCTCATCCATGGGGGGTTTTGTTGGGTAAACAGCCACCCAAGCCACACAGGACGATGCATCTCGGTGCTGCAAATACCTCCAGCTTTCTTCAGAACCAGAAGGATCAAAGATTTGAAGGCTTGATTAAACTCTTCATGCAAGAAAACTGAGAATAAAACCTGCAATCACCATTTACACGAGACAAGTAAACTTTTCCAACCCAACCAACCGACCAAGCTGCCGATGTCTTCTTCTCCGAAGAGGTAAATTGGAGATGGCGAGGGGAAGTTTTGGTTAACAACATATCATGCATCAATAATCTTGGCTGCGCCTTGCCCCTCTTCCTCGCGTAGAGCTGCTCACATTTTTACTTGTTGCTGCCATCGCCCCGATGCGTTTTATTTGCAATAACGTCTGGTGTAGGGCTTAGCAGGAACCTTGTCAATTCCGGGATATGTCCGGAGTGTGGCACCCCCGCGTTGGTGCAACATTTACGCCGCTGCAACGCGCCCGGCATACCAGTCCCGTATCCTGTTCCGGATATCCTCTCCTTCCCCTCTGTTATCTATTTGCTTTCTTCTTGTTGATGATAGCAAGCTGCAAAAGTACAGGTTCTCGCACAAGCGTACGTATCCCATTTGCAATACGGGATACTTGCCTCTATATAACAAGGTCTGTTGGCGAGTAACTTTCGTAGCACCCAATAGACAGAATACTCGAACGAAGGGATAAATTAGGATCACGCTTTTCCTGTCGAAACGAAAGCGGTTACCATAAAACTAGTAAACCTTACCCCGGATTTCCATCATGGTTGGTGGCTTTTATTCTCGAACCTTTTGACGTTCAACCCCTGTCCATGTCTCCATAATACGTAGTAATATATTCTACCCCGGATCTTGGCAGGGTTGGCGCTGCCAATTCATCAAGTTTGGTCAAGTCCTAGGGCCCGGCTTGGCGACCAAAGCCGAATATGGAATAAACTAGGTTGCGTCTGATTATAACCCTGTTGTTATAAAGAGGTAAAGAACAAATGAATCTCTATATGTCTAATATGTAACCAGGAGACGAATTATAAAATTATATACATGCAGCTGTTGTTGGTTGGGGTAGATAAACAATTGGCTGACCGGCGGAAGGACCACAGGTCCCGAGGCCTATTTGTTGATATACCGAATCTTGAAGGGCACTGTCTCGACAACATCGTACTCGTCCTGCTTCTCACTGTTGCCAAAGACCCTCAGTGCCCTGAAGACGATTTTGTAATGTCCACTGGGAGCGTACTTTCCTGAATCCAGGATACCATCCCACCTGACAAAGCTCCTGGTTCGCGCCTGGTATCGCTGGGGGAAGTATTGTAGGCTGCCCACAGTCTTGAGGCCGAGGACCTCGGTCTCTGCGAGTGGCTGCTCGGCCGCGGTCGAGTTGCCACCGAGGGCGACCACATCAgcccgcagcagcggcgtgCCCCAGGCCAGGTTGATGCTGAAGCGCGGCATCTCCGAGACGAGCACGTACTGGGTGTTGTTTGCCTGTCCCTGCGGCGGCAGGTCAAACTGGTGTCCGGCCGGGACGCGCGGCGGGTTGTCCTCGGTGAAGTTGCGTGGGATCTGGTTGCTCGACAGGAAAGTCTGCTGCGGGTCGAGTGTGCGTTGAGCGTGGATGCTACCGGCAATTCCCATGTACGGCAGCGAGAAGGAGGAGCCGTCGGTGCCGTTGATGGTCACGTAACCAGAGTAGACGGGGAGGCGTCTGGCGTCCAGGCCGGAGGGGGGTGTGACGGTCACGGCAATTTGCGCGTTGCCGCCGGGGCCGACCTCTAGCTTCTCCTCGCTGAACTTGAGGTTGGCGTAGTTGGCGACCAGCTCGTTGGGGAAGACCTCGGGGGTAATGTTAGAGGCATTGGACGAGAAGGTAAAGGCGGTGGCTGCGCCACGCTGCGAGAGGGTGTAGGTGACGGAGCTTGAGCCCTTGTTGCTGATGGTAAAGTTCTGCACCGGCGCAAAGTTGTCCGTGTCGTTGAAGGCGAGGCTGCTGACGCTCAACAGGGTCGTGGTGTAGGCAGCATCGTAGGCCTGGATGAGACCGGCACCCTGCTGCGGAACAGGGGCCAGGTAGCTGGCTGACGTAGAGCCGCTGTTGAACAAGGTGGGCTTGGCGGTCGACGCAACAAGGTTCTCGAGGGTCTTGGGATCCTTGATACCGCGGACGCTCATGATCAGCGCGTAGACGccggccgtcagcgggcaggCCATGGAGGTTCCCGACAAGACGGCGTAGCCACCCTTGGCGAGAGGGTATGTCGACAAGATGTTTCCGCCAGGGGCGGCAACCTGGGGCTTCACCTGACCCTCGAACGTCGGGCCCCAGCTGGTGTAGGTACTGGGAGCACCTCCCGTGGCCGAGTTGGGGGCACTAAGCAGGAACTTGGGAGCGGTAAGAGGATCCGTCATTTCCAGGGTTACATTGCGGCCGGCTGCCAACTCTGCAATCCAGGACTTTCCGATTTCGGCGCTGACGGTGGCAGCGCCGAGAATGCCATCGACAGCGGTGACGCTGATGGACAAGGTTCCGGGGACGTTGTTGTAGAAGAAAACATACTTGGCACCCTTGGCGCGG contains:
- a CDS encoding minor extracellular protease vpr, producing MVGKAIVLSLFAATCLASQATKPVEEKAPIIPGLYIVEYEEGQMDTATLSNEIASDAHVKMNLDFELFKGASIQFHDSAHVEETAAKIAEMPAIKRMWPQRLYRIPDYQVSWAGDMPDAQAKAVMRRQSDGNDTFTPHLMTQVNQLRNKGVVGKGIKVAVIDSGVDWKHPALGGCFGRPECLVSFGYDLVGDAYNGTNTAVPDNDPMDCGGHGTHVSGIIAAQTNNPFGIIGAATGVTMGHYRVFGCEGSASDDVLIQAYNMAYQDGADLITASIAGSSGWPEQAWAVAVTRIVDKGVPCVISAGNDGATGMFFTSSAADARGATAIASFDNSVTPQLLSNATYRVGGGQPVSFSYSAGSPAKWGNVTKQLWAVNFNTNDTQNACDPLPANTPDLSNFIVLIRRGTCPFTQKATNVRAKGAKYVFFYNNVPGTLSISVTAVDGILGAATVSAEIGKSWIAELAAGRNVTLEMTDPLTAPKFLLSAPNSATGGAPSTYTSWGPTFEGQVKPQVAAPGGNILSTYPLAKGGYAVLSGTSMACPLTAGVYALIMSVRGIKDPKTLENLVASTAKPTLFNSGSTSASYLAPVPQQGAGLIQAYDAAYTTTLLSVSSLAFNDTDNFAPVQNFTISNKGSSSVTYTLSQRGAATAFTFSSNASNITPEVFPNELVANYANLKFSEEKLEVGPGGNAQIAVTVTPPSGLDARRLPVYSGYVTINGTDGSSFSLPYMGIAGSIHAQRTLDPQQTFLSSNQIPRNFTEDNPPRVPAGHQFDLPPQGQANNTQYVLVSEMPRFSINLAWGTPLLRADVVALGGNSTAAEQPLAETEVLGLKTVGSLQYFPQRYQARTRSFVRWDGILDSGKYAPSGHYKIVFRALRVFGNSEKQDEYDVVETVPFKIRYINK